Within the Deinococcus detaillensis genome, the region ATTCCTCAAATCGAGTCGGTGAGCGATATCCCAAGCTGGAATGGCAACGCTCACGGTTGTAGAACACTTCAATCCATTCAAATACCAAGCTCCGCGTGTCAGCGCGGTTTCCCTGCGCTTTTTGGAGATCCAATTCCAGCTTGAGGGTCGAAAAGAAGCTCTCTATTGCGGCGTTATCCCAGCACTCCCCCTTCCTGCTCATACTTTGCAGCGCCTCCAGGCGCTGCAGAGCCTGTCTATACTCGCTACTGGCGTATTGGGTGAATTCAAGTGATGGTCGCAACACCTCAAATCAGGGGGTTGGGATGAAACACGTAAAGCGAGCATCAGATCGATCTGGACGTCGTAAGATGAGTCCACCAGGACGACCAAGACTGGCACGACGTGAAGATCAGCAGTGACGTGACCCCCGAATCTCGGTCCAAAAAAGTTGCGAATTCAGTGGCAAGCTGGAGGGACAATGAAAGGGAAACGGTACACCGAGCAGCAGATGCTAGACGTTCTGGGTCAGGTTGAGGCGGGTCAACCGATTAGCGAGGTCGCAAGGATAGCGGGTGTGGCGGTGACGACGATTCACCGCTGGAAGGCACATTACGGTGGAATGACCAAAGACGAAACCAAACGGTTTCGTTTGCTGGAGGAAGAAAATCGCCGTTTGAAGAGGCTTGTTGCTGATTTATCGCTCGACAATCTGGTGCTCAAAGAGGTGGTCGCAAAAAAGTGGTGAATCCTGAAGCCACATCACAGTCCCAGACGCCGATCAAGCGCCAGGTGGTGGGCTTCATCCGCCAGCAATTCAAACTCACTGAACGGCGGGCGTGTCGGGTCCTCGGGTTCTGGCGCTCAACCCAACGGCACTACAGAAACAGTCCTGGAGAGGAAAAAGACTTGGCCCTAAAGATCCGACTGCGTGAATTGGCTCAGGAGCATCCCCGGTTTGGCTATCGGAGACTCCACGTCCTGTTAAAGCGCGAAGGACAAGTGGCCAATCACAAACGGGTCTACCGGATCTATCGGGCTGAAGGACTAGCCGTCCGTCGCAAAGCCCGCAAGAAGATCACGGCCCGAGAACGGGTGCAGAAACCTGTGGTTTCTGCCGCCAATCAGCGTTGGAGTATGGATTTTATGTCGGACCAGCTCGCGTCTGGGCGGCGATTTCGCGTCCTCAACGTGGTGGACGACTTTACGCGGGAGTGCCTGATGATGTATGTCGGTACGTCCATTACGGGCTCGGACGTGGCCAGACTCTTAGGCGACG harbors:
- a CDS encoding integrase core domain-containing protein, which produces MSRKGECWDNAAIESFFSTLKLELDLQKAQGNRADTRSLVFEWIEVFYNRERCHSSLGYRSPTRFEEYRAALN
- a CDS encoding IS3 family transposase, with translation MGFIRQQFKLTERRACRVLGFWRSTQRHYRNSPGEEKDLALKIRLRELAQEHPRFGYRRLHVLLKREGQVANHKRVYRIYRAEGLAVRRKARKKITARERVQKPVVSAANQRWSMDFMSDQLASGRRFRVLNVVDDFTRECLMMYVGTSITGSDVARLLGDVLAERAQPIMIVTDNGPEFISKALDQWAHEYGGSRTVPAL
- a CDS encoding transposase translates to MKGKRYTEQQMLDVLGQVEAGQPISEVARIAGVAVTTIHRWKAHYGGMTKDETKRFRLLEEENRRLKRLVADLSLDNLVLKEVVAKKW